The nucleotide sequence CAGCATAGTGCCCGCGAGGATGCCGTTGGGATGCGTCGTAAGAACGATGGTCAGTGGCGTGGTAAACTGTCGCCCGACGCGAGAGAAGTTTGGGACGTTGTTGAAGAAGAAAGCGCAAGACAGCCGTGAGTTTCGTCGCATTGATTCGTTTGGCAACGTCGACAATCACTGACATTGTTGGGAAAACTTGATGGCTTGGAAAGGACGTTCGCCGATGATGCATCTTTTTCGGATGCTGTGCATCGCGTTGATTGTGTTCGGTGGGCTCTCGGTCGGACGAGCCGATGAAGAGGAATCGACCACGGGCGACGTTCGCAAGGACTTGGACCAGTCCCGATTGACCGTGCAGAGGATTTATGCGGGCGGCGATTTTAAAAGTAAGTCGTTTGGGCCGGCTCGTTGGCTCCGTCAAGGTGGTGGCTACACAACGCTGGAGGAGTCACCCGACCACAAAGGCCGAAAAGACATCGTCGCCTACGATCCCGGCGGCGGTGATCGGTCGGTTCTGGTTTCCGCCACCGATCTGATTCCCAAGGACCAAGAAAAGCCGCTAGAAATCAAGAACTACGCTTGGTCCGACGACCGGACCAAACTGTTGATCTATACCAATTCGGTGAAAGTTTGGCGGCAAGAAACTCGGGGCGACTACTGGTCGTTTGACATTGCAGCGAAACGATTGCGAAAGTTGGGCGGTGACGCCGATGAATCGCGGATGATGTTCGCCAAGTTTTCGCACGACGGGAAGCACGTGGGTTACGTCTATCGAAACAACTTGTATTTGCAAGATTTGGAATCGATGGAAATTTCAAGACTGACGAACACGGGTTCCGAAACCATCATCAACGGGACGGCGGATTGGGTTTATGAAGAAGAGTTTGGTGTCCGGGATGGTTGGCGTTTCAGCCCCGATGGGAAGTTTATCGCTTTTTGGAATTTTGATACCGACGGTGTCAAAGAATTTCAGCTGATCAATTATACGAAGTCACGTTATCCGGAAATCACCAGCTACAAGTATCCCAAGGTGGGCGAAACCAATTCGGCATGCCGGATCGGGGTGGTCAGTGTCGATGGAGGTGAAACGCAATGGGTGAGTCTTCCGGGTGACTTGAGAGACAACTATGTTCCGCGAATGGACTGGATTCCTAGGACCAACCGGATCGTCTTGCAGCGATTGAACCGCTTGCAGAACACAAACCAATTGATGGTCTGCGATGTGACGTGTGATGCGGGCGGCACGGTTGTCGTCAGTCCGCTGAAGACCATCTTGGTGGAAAAGGACGACGCATGGGTCGATGTCCACGACGACATGAAGTGGATCGATGAGGGGGAGCGATTTACCTGGACCAGCCAACGCGACGGTTGGCGGCACCTTTATCGGGTGTCCGCCGACGGAAAGCAGATGACCTTGCTGACACCGGGTGAATTCGATGTGATTCGGGTGGTCAAGATTGATGACCATGGTGGTTGGGTCTATTACATCGCGTCTCCCGATAACGCGGGGCAGCGATATCTTTTTCGCGCATCGCTGGATGGAACCGGGGAAATCCAATCGTTGACTCCCGGTGATCAGAGGGGAACCCACAGCTACCAGATTTCGGATGATGCGCGGTGGGCCATTCACACGTTTTCCAGCTTTGACCAGCCGCCCGTGATTGATCTGGTTCGCTTGCCCGGCCATCAGTCCGTTCGCGTCTTGGAAGACAACGCGGACTTGAATGCCGCCGTTGCCAAAGTCGATCGAGGAACCACGGAGTTCTTTCAGATCGATATCGGCGATGGAGTCGCCTTGGATGGC is from Crateriforma conspicua and encodes:
- a CDS encoding S9 family peptidase, which produces MMHLFRMLCIALIVFGGLSVGRADEEESTTGDVRKDLDQSRLTVQRIYAGGDFKSKSFGPARWLRQGGGYTTLEESPDHKGRKDIVAYDPGGGDRSVLVSATDLIPKDQEKPLEIKNYAWSDDRTKLLIYTNSVKVWRQETRGDYWSFDIAAKRLRKLGGDADESRMMFAKFSHDGKHVGYVYRNNLYLQDLESMEISRLTNTGSETIINGTADWVYEEEFGVRDGWRFSPDGKFIAFWNFDTDGVKEFQLINYTKSRYPEITSYKYPKVGETNSACRIGVVSVDGGETQWVSLPGDLRDNYVPRMDWIPRTNRIVLQRLNRLQNTNQLMVCDVTCDAGGTVVVSPLKTILVEKDDAWVDVHDDMKWIDEGERFTWTSQRDGWRHLYRVSADGKQMTLLTPGEFDVIRVVKIDDHGGWVYYIASPDNAGQRYLFRASLDGTGEIQSLTPGDQRGTHSYQISDDARWAIHTFSSFDQPPVIDLVRLPGHQSVRVLEDNADLNAAVAKVDRGTTEFFQIDIGDGVALDGWCLKPADFDPSRKYPLFIFVYGEPAAQSVLDRWGGKRNLWHRMISEQGYVVVSIDNRGTPAPRGRAWRKSVYRQIGILASSDQAAAVRAMTRQWSFIDADRVGIWGWSGGGSMSLNAIFRYPDLYHTAMAIAFVSDQQNYDTLYQERFMGLPDDNQQGYKNGSPITFAHQLKGNLLLVYGTGDDNCHYQNCQMLINELVKHHKPFSMMAYPNRSHSISEGKGTTRHLFELLTRYLNQNLPPGPK